The Microbacterium limosum genome contains a region encoding:
- the ndk gene encoding nucleoside-diphosphate kinase, which yields MATEETLVLVKPDGVARGLTGEILARIERKGYALVDMRLVEPDRERLERHYAEHEGKPFYEPLLDFMMSGPSVAIRLAGNRVIEGFRSLAGTTDPTGAAPGTIRGDFGRDWGLAVQQNLVHGSDSTESAARELGIWFD from the coding sequence ATGGCCACCGAAGAGACGCTCGTCCTCGTCAAGCCCGACGGAGTCGCCCGCGGCCTGACCGGGGAGATCCTCGCCCGCATCGAGCGCAAGGGCTATGCGCTCGTCGATATGCGCCTCGTCGAACCCGACCGGGAGCGCCTCGAGCGCCACTACGCCGAGCACGAGGGGAAGCCGTTCTACGAGCCCCTCCTGGACTTCATGATGTCGGGACCGTCGGTCGCGATCCGGCTCGCCGGCAACCGCGTCATCGAGGGCTTCCGCTCCCTCGCGGGAACCACCGACCCCACCGGTGCCGCCCCCGGCACGATCCGCGGGGACTTCGGCCGCGACTGGGGCCTCGCCGTCCAGCAGAACCTCGTGCACGGGTCGGACAGCACCGAGTCGGCGGCGCGCGAGCTGGGGATCTGGTTCGACTAG
- a CDS encoding DUF4233 domain-containing protein, with the protein MSEAAPRPRSRRSLTTQLATVVLGFEAIVVFLGGLTIYGLRALPAGVEPWWGIVGGVVVAVVMLLTCGFVSRPAGIVVGWALQVIIALAAFLVPGMLLVALVFGGMWAFATIQGPRIERRAQGATPEGE; encoded by the coding sequence GTGAGCGAGGCCGCACCGCGTCCCCGTTCGCGCCGCAGTCTCACGACGCAGCTGGCGACGGTCGTGCTCGGCTTCGAGGCGATCGTGGTCTTCCTCGGCGGGCTCACGATCTACGGTCTCCGCGCGCTGCCCGCGGGAGTCGAACCGTGGTGGGGCATCGTCGGCGGCGTCGTCGTGGCGGTCGTGATGCTCCTGACGTGCGGATTCGTCAGCCGCCCCGCCGGTATCGTCGTGGGGTGGGCGCTGCAGGTGATCATCGCCCTCGCGGCGTTCCTCGTGCCCGGCATGCTGCTGGTCGCCCTCGTCTTCGGCGGCATGTGGGCTTTCGCGACCATCCAGGGTCCCCGAATCGAAAGGCGCGCGCAGGGCGCGACGCCGGAAGGAGAATGA
- a CDS encoding vitamin K epoxide reductase family protein: MSSPHPRTRPLGLTIWLVIAGAVGWYAAFALTIERFALLVDPDASLSCDFSVLVQCRANLESWQGSVFGFPNPILGLTGWIAPVVVGMALLAGARFARWFWLLFTAGMAFAFGFVIWLISQSIFVLGTLCPWCMVTWAVTIPTFYAVLLHVLRTGLLPAPRGVRRAASALTSWLPVLTVVSYAIVAVIAQVRLDVLATLF; encoded by the coding sequence ATGTCGTCTCCCCACCCACGCACTCGTCCGCTCGGCCTGACGATCTGGCTCGTGATCGCGGGAGCCGTGGGCTGGTACGCGGCGTTCGCGCTGACGATCGAGCGCTTCGCCCTGCTCGTCGATCCCGACGCGAGCCTCTCGTGCGACTTCAGCGTGCTGGTGCAGTGCCGCGCGAACCTCGAATCGTGGCAGGGCAGCGTCTTCGGCTTCCCCAACCCCATCCTGGGCCTCACCGGCTGGATCGCGCCGGTCGTCGTCGGGATGGCGCTGCTGGCGGGTGCCCGCTTCGCGCGGTGGTTCTGGCTGCTCTTCACCGCCGGCATGGCATTCGCCTTCGGCTTCGTGATCTGGCTGATCTCTCAGTCGATCTTCGTGCTCGGAACGCTCTGCCCGTGGTGCATGGTGACATGGGCCGTGACGATCCCGACCTTCTACGCCGTGCTGCTGCACGTGCTGCGCACCGGCCTGCTCCCGGCGCCGCGAGGAGTGCGGCGCGCGGCATCCGCCCTCACGAGCTGGCTGCCTGTGCTGACGGTCGTCAGCTACGCGATCGTGGCGGTCATCGCGCAGGTGCGCCTCGACGTGCTGGCAACGCTCTTCTAG